One Labrus mixtus chromosome 12, fLabMix1.1, whole genome shotgun sequence DNA segment encodes these proteins:
- the LOC132985438 gene encoding heterogeneous nuclear ribonucleoprotein Q isoform X3, whose amino-acid sequence MMSGENEAENEMATDHVNGNGTEEPMDTTAAVTRSEHFPALLEAGLNEKVAEKLDELYLAGLVAHSDLDERAIDALKEFSEDGALQVLLQFKESDLSHVQNKSAFLCGVMKTYRQREKQGTKVSDPTKGPDEVKIKELLDRTDYTLDVTTGQRKYGGPPPESVYTGVQPTVGTEIFVGKIPRDLFEDELVPLFEKAGPIWDLRLMMDPLSGLNRGYAFVTFCTKEAAQEAVKLCNNHEIRPGKHIGVCISVANNRLFVGSIPKSKTKEQIVEEFAKVTEGLSDVILYHQPDDKKKNRGFCFLEYEDHKTAAQARRRLMSGKVKVWGNVVTVEWADPIEDPDPEVMAKVKVLFVRNLAGGVTEELLETSFSEFGKLERVKKLKDYAFIHFEERDGAVKALDEMNGKELDGEPIEIVFAKPPDQKRKERKAQRHAAKSHMYDDYYYYPPPSHMPPPVRGRGRGGNRGGYSYPPDYYGYEDYYDYYGYDYHNYRGGYDDPYYGYDDFQAPARGRGGNRGPRGGGSPARGRGGAGAPRGRANFSQRGGPGGPGRGGGGGRGVRGLVQPRGRGGVRGARGGRGGNVGGKRKADGYNQPDSKRRQTNNQNWGSQPIAQQPLQGGDHSAGKRGRGRS is encoded by the exons ATG ATGTCTGGAGAAAATGAAGCTGAGAATGAAATGGCCACAGATCACGTCAACGGGAACGGGACGGAGGAACCGATGGACACGACTGCAGCTGTGACCCGATCTGAACACTTCCCGGCTTTACTTGAAGCTGGATTAAATGAGAAAGTTGCTGAGAAACTAGATGAACTTTACTTAGCAG GCCTTGTAGCACACAGTGACCTCGACGAGAGAGCTATCGATGCTCTGAAAGAATTCAGCGAGGATGGAGCTCTGCAGGTGCTGCTCCAGTTCAAAGAGAGCGACCTGTCACACGTGCAA AACAAAAGTGCCTTTCTGTGCGGGGTGATGAAGACctacaggcagagagagaaacaggggaCTAAAGTTTCAGATCCCACTAAAGGACCAGACGAGGTGAAGATCAAAGAGCTCCTGGACAGAACAGATTACACACTCGATGTTACAACAGGACAGAGGAAGTACGGAGGACCTCCACCTGAGTCTGTGTACACAGGAGTCCAGCCCACTGTCGGAACTGAG ATATTTGTGGGGAAGATTCCCCGCGACCTGTTTGAAGACGAGCTGGTTCCTCTCTTTGAGAAGGCTGGACCTATCTGGGACCTCCGGTTGATGATGGACCCGCTGAGCGGCCTGAACCGGGGCTACGCCTTCGTCACGTTCTGCACTAAAGAAGCGGCTCAGGAGGCCGTGAAACTG tgtaatAATCATGAGATCCGCCCTGGAAAGCACATCGGCGTGTGTATATCCGTCGCCAACAACAGGCTATTCGTTGGCTCCATTCCCAAGAGTAAAACAAAGGAGCAGATCGTTGAAGAGTTTGCTAAAGTCACag AGGGCCTCAGTGACGTCATCCTGTACCATCAACCcgatgacaaaaagaaaaaccgaGGCTTCTGTTTCCTCGAGTACGAAGACCACAAAACGGCTGCTCAGGCTCGCCGCCGGCTCATGAGCGGTAAAGTGAAGGTTTGGGGCAATGTGGTGACCGTGGAGTGGGCGGATCCCATTGAAGACCCCGACCCCGAGGTCATGGCGAAG gTGAAAGTTTTATTTGTCAGGAACCTCGCCGGCGGCGTCACAGAGGAGCTCCTCGAGACGTCTTTCAGCGAGTTCGGGAAGCTGGAGCGAGTAAAGAAGCTCAAAGACTACGCCTTCATTCACTTCGAGGAGAGGGACGGCGCAGTGAAG GCGTTGGACGAAATGAACGGGAAGGAGCTGGATGGCGAGCCCATTGAGATTGTTTTTGCCAAGCCGCCGGATCAGAAGAGGAAGGAGCGCAAAGCACAACGCCACGCGGCCAAGTCACACAT GTATGATGATTATTACTACTACCCCCCTCCTTCCCACATGCCTCCTCCTGTCAGAGGGCGGGGCAGAGGCGGCAACAGGGGCGGCTACTCCTACCCCCCCGACTACTACGGTTACGAGGATTACTATGACTACTACGGCTATGACTATCACAACTACCGTGGCGGCTACGACGACCCCTACTACGGGTACGACGACTTCCAGGCCCCGGCGCGAGGGCGGGGCGGCAACAGGGGTCCAAGGGGCGGAGGCTCTCCGGCCAGGGGACGCGGCGGCGCGGGGGCACCCAGAGGCAGGGCCAACTTCTCCCAGCGAGGCGGGCCAGGAGGACCGGGCCGCGGCGGTGGCGGCGGGCGGGGCGTGAGAGGACTCGTGCAGCCGAGAGGGCGAGGAGGGGTACGTGGTGCTCGGGGTGGCCGCGGTGGAAATGTAGGAGGAAAGCGCAAAGCTGATGGGTACAACCAGCCAGATTCCAAGCGTCGCCAGACCAATAATCAGAACTGGGGCTCTCAACCCATTGCTCAGCAACCGCTCCAAGGTGGTGATCATTCTG CAGGAAAAAGGGGTCGAGGCCGGTCCTGA
- the LOC132985438 gene encoding heterogeneous nuclear ribonucleoprotein Q isoform X4 — MMSGENEAENEMATDHVNGNGTEEPMDTTAAVTRSEHFPALLEAGLNEKVAEKLDELYLAGLVAHSDLDERAIDALKEFSEDGALQVLLQFKESDLSHVQNKSAFLCGVMKTYRQREKQGTKVSDPTKGPDEVKIKELLDRTDYTLDVTTGQRKYGGPPPESVYTGVQPTVGTEIFVGKIPRDLFEDELVPLFEKAGPIWDLRLMMDPLSGLNRGYAFVTFCTKEAAQEAVKLCNNHEIRPGKHIGVCISVANNRLFVGSIPKSKTKEQIVEEFAKVTEGLSDVILYHQPDDKKKNRGFCFLEYEDHKTAAQARRRLMSGKVKVWGNVVTVEWADPIEDPDPEVMAKVKVLFVRNLAGGVTEELLETSFSEFGKLERVKKLKDYAFIHFEERDGAVKALDEMNGKELDGEPIEIVFAKPPDQKRKERKAQRHAAKSHMYDDYYYYPPPSHMPPPVRGRGRGGNRGGYSYPPDYYGYEDYYDYYGYDYHNYRGGYDDPYYGYDDFQAPARGRGGNRGPRGGGSPARGRGGAGAPRGRANFSQRGGPGGPGRGGGGGRGVRGLVQPRGRGGVRGARGGRGGNVGGKRKADGYNQPDSKRRQTNNQNWGSQPIAQQPLQGGDHSGKRGRGRS; from the exons ATG ATGTCTGGAGAAAATGAAGCTGAGAATGAAATGGCCACAGATCACGTCAACGGGAACGGGACGGAGGAACCGATGGACACGACTGCAGCTGTGACCCGATCTGAACACTTCCCGGCTTTACTTGAAGCTGGATTAAATGAGAAAGTTGCTGAGAAACTAGATGAACTTTACTTAGCAG GCCTTGTAGCACACAGTGACCTCGACGAGAGAGCTATCGATGCTCTGAAAGAATTCAGCGAGGATGGAGCTCTGCAGGTGCTGCTCCAGTTCAAAGAGAGCGACCTGTCACACGTGCAA AACAAAAGTGCCTTTCTGTGCGGGGTGATGAAGACctacaggcagagagagaaacaggggaCTAAAGTTTCAGATCCCACTAAAGGACCAGACGAGGTGAAGATCAAAGAGCTCCTGGACAGAACAGATTACACACTCGATGTTACAACAGGACAGAGGAAGTACGGAGGACCTCCACCTGAGTCTGTGTACACAGGAGTCCAGCCCACTGTCGGAACTGAG ATATTTGTGGGGAAGATTCCCCGCGACCTGTTTGAAGACGAGCTGGTTCCTCTCTTTGAGAAGGCTGGACCTATCTGGGACCTCCGGTTGATGATGGACCCGCTGAGCGGCCTGAACCGGGGCTACGCCTTCGTCACGTTCTGCACTAAAGAAGCGGCTCAGGAGGCCGTGAAACTG tgtaatAATCATGAGATCCGCCCTGGAAAGCACATCGGCGTGTGTATATCCGTCGCCAACAACAGGCTATTCGTTGGCTCCATTCCCAAGAGTAAAACAAAGGAGCAGATCGTTGAAGAGTTTGCTAAAGTCACag AGGGCCTCAGTGACGTCATCCTGTACCATCAACCcgatgacaaaaagaaaaaccgaGGCTTCTGTTTCCTCGAGTACGAAGACCACAAAACGGCTGCTCAGGCTCGCCGCCGGCTCATGAGCGGTAAAGTGAAGGTTTGGGGCAATGTGGTGACCGTGGAGTGGGCGGATCCCATTGAAGACCCCGACCCCGAGGTCATGGCGAAG gTGAAAGTTTTATTTGTCAGGAACCTCGCCGGCGGCGTCACAGAGGAGCTCCTCGAGACGTCTTTCAGCGAGTTCGGGAAGCTGGAGCGAGTAAAGAAGCTCAAAGACTACGCCTTCATTCACTTCGAGGAGAGGGACGGCGCAGTGAAG GCGTTGGACGAAATGAACGGGAAGGAGCTGGATGGCGAGCCCATTGAGATTGTTTTTGCCAAGCCGCCGGATCAGAAGAGGAAGGAGCGCAAAGCACAACGCCACGCGGCCAAGTCACACAT GTATGATGATTATTACTACTACCCCCCTCCTTCCCACATGCCTCCTCCTGTCAGAGGGCGGGGCAGAGGCGGCAACAGGGGCGGCTACTCCTACCCCCCCGACTACTACGGTTACGAGGATTACTATGACTACTACGGCTATGACTATCACAACTACCGTGGCGGCTACGACGACCCCTACTACGGGTACGACGACTTCCAGGCCCCGGCGCGAGGGCGGGGCGGCAACAGGGGTCCAAGGGGCGGAGGCTCTCCGGCCAGGGGACGCGGCGGCGCGGGGGCACCCAGAGGCAGGGCCAACTTCTCCCAGCGAGGCGGGCCAGGAGGACCGGGCCGCGGCGGTGGCGGCGGGCGGGGCGTGAGAGGACTCGTGCAGCCGAGAGGGCGAGGAGGGGTACGTGGTGCTCGGGGTGGCCGCGGTGGAAATGTAGGAGGAAAGCGCAAAGCTGATGGGTACAACCAGCCAGATTCCAAGCGTCGCCAGACCAATAATCAGAACTGGGGCTCTCAACCCATTGCTCAGCAACCGCTCCAAGGTGGTGATCATTCTG GAAAAAGGGGTCGAGGCCGGTCCTGA
- the LOC132985438 gene encoding heterogeneous nuclear ribonucleoprotein Q isoform X1, whose product MMSGENEAENEMATDHVNGNGTEEPMDTTAAVTRSEHFPALLEAGLNEKVAEKLDELYLAGLVAHSDLDERAIDALKEFSEDGALQVLLQFKESDLSHVQNKSAFLCGVMKTYRQREKQGTKVSDPTKGPDEVKIKELLDRTDYTLDVTTGQRKYGGPPPESVYTGVQPTVGTEIFVGKIPRDLFEDELVPLFEKAGPIWDLRLMMDPLSGLNRGYAFVTFCTKEAAQEAVKLCNNHEIRPGKHIGVCISVANNRLFVGSIPKSKTKEQIVEEFAKVTEGLSDVILYHQPDDKKKNRGFCFLEYEDHKTAAQARRRLMSGKVKVWGNVVTVEWADPIEDPDPEVMAKVKVLFVRNLAGGVTEELLETSFSEFGKLERVKKLKDYAFIHFEERDGAVKALDEMNGKELDGEPIEIVFAKPPDQKRKERKAQRHAAKSHMYDDYYYYPPPSHMPPPVRGRGRGGNRGGYSYPPDYYGYEDYYDYYGYDYHNYRGGYDDPYYGYDDFQAPARGRGGNRGPRGGGSPARGRGGAGAPRGRANFSQRGGPGGPGRGGGGGRGVRGLVQPRGRGGVRGARGGRGGNVGGKRKADGYNQPDSKRRQTNNQNWGSQPIAQQPLQGGDHSGNYSGYKSDNQEFYQDSFGQQWK is encoded by the exons ATG ATGTCTGGAGAAAATGAAGCTGAGAATGAAATGGCCACAGATCACGTCAACGGGAACGGGACGGAGGAACCGATGGACACGACTGCAGCTGTGACCCGATCTGAACACTTCCCGGCTTTACTTGAAGCTGGATTAAATGAGAAAGTTGCTGAGAAACTAGATGAACTTTACTTAGCAG GCCTTGTAGCACACAGTGACCTCGACGAGAGAGCTATCGATGCTCTGAAAGAATTCAGCGAGGATGGAGCTCTGCAGGTGCTGCTCCAGTTCAAAGAGAGCGACCTGTCACACGTGCAA AACAAAAGTGCCTTTCTGTGCGGGGTGATGAAGACctacaggcagagagagaaacaggggaCTAAAGTTTCAGATCCCACTAAAGGACCAGACGAGGTGAAGATCAAAGAGCTCCTGGACAGAACAGATTACACACTCGATGTTACAACAGGACAGAGGAAGTACGGAGGACCTCCACCTGAGTCTGTGTACACAGGAGTCCAGCCCACTGTCGGAACTGAG ATATTTGTGGGGAAGATTCCCCGCGACCTGTTTGAAGACGAGCTGGTTCCTCTCTTTGAGAAGGCTGGACCTATCTGGGACCTCCGGTTGATGATGGACCCGCTGAGCGGCCTGAACCGGGGCTACGCCTTCGTCACGTTCTGCACTAAAGAAGCGGCTCAGGAGGCCGTGAAACTG tgtaatAATCATGAGATCCGCCCTGGAAAGCACATCGGCGTGTGTATATCCGTCGCCAACAACAGGCTATTCGTTGGCTCCATTCCCAAGAGTAAAACAAAGGAGCAGATCGTTGAAGAGTTTGCTAAAGTCACag AGGGCCTCAGTGACGTCATCCTGTACCATCAACCcgatgacaaaaagaaaaaccgaGGCTTCTGTTTCCTCGAGTACGAAGACCACAAAACGGCTGCTCAGGCTCGCCGCCGGCTCATGAGCGGTAAAGTGAAGGTTTGGGGCAATGTGGTGACCGTGGAGTGGGCGGATCCCATTGAAGACCCCGACCCCGAGGTCATGGCGAAG gTGAAAGTTTTATTTGTCAGGAACCTCGCCGGCGGCGTCACAGAGGAGCTCCTCGAGACGTCTTTCAGCGAGTTCGGGAAGCTGGAGCGAGTAAAGAAGCTCAAAGACTACGCCTTCATTCACTTCGAGGAGAGGGACGGCGCAGTGAAG GCGTTGGACGAAATGAACGGGAAGGAGCTGGATGGCGAGCCCATTGAGATTGTTTTTGCCAAGCCGCCGGATCAGAAGAGGAAGGAGCGCAAAGCACAACGCCACGCGGCCAAGTCACACAT GTATGATGATTATTACTACTACCCCCCTCCTTCCCACATGCCTCCTCCTGTCAGAGGGCGGGGCAGAGGCGGCAACAGGGGCGGCTACTCCTACCCCCCCGACTACTACGGTTACGAGGATTACTATGACTACTACGGCTATGACTATCACAACTACCGTGGCGGCTACGACGACCCCTACTACGGGTACGACGACTTCCAGGCCCCGGCGCGAGGGCGGGGCGGCAACAGGGGTCCAAGGGGCGGAGGCTCTCCGGCCAGGGGACGCGGCGGCGCGGGGGCACCCAGAGGCAGGGCCAACTTCTCCCAGCGAGGCGGGCCAGGAGGACCGGGCCGCGGCGGTGGCGGCGGGCGGGGCGTGAGAGGACTCGTGCAGCCGAGAGGGCGAGGAGGGGTACGTGGTGCTCGGGGTGGCCGCGGTGGAAATGTAGGAGGAAAGCGCAAAGCTGATGGGTACAACCAGCCAGATTCCAAGCGTCGCCAGACCAATAATCAGAACTGGGGCTCTCAACCCATTGCTCAGCAACCGCTCCAAGGTGGTGATCATTCTGGTAACTATTCCGGTTACAAATCCGACAACCAGGAATTTTATCAGGATTCTTTTGGGCAACAGTGGAAGTAA
- the LOC132985438 gene encoding heterogeneous nuclear ribonucleoprotein Q isoform X6 — MMSGENEAENEMATDHVNGNGTEEPMDTTAAVTRSEHFPALLEAGLNEKVAEKLDELYLAGLVAHSDLDERAIDALKEFSEDGALQVLLQFKESDLSHVQNKSAFLCGVMKTYRQREKQGTKVSDPTKGPDEVKIKELLDRTDYTLDVTTGQRKYGGPPPESVYTGVQPTVGTEIFVGKIPRDLFEDELVPLFEKAGPIWDLRLMMDPLSGLNRGYAFVTFCTKEAAQEAVKLCNNHEIRPGKHIGVCISVANNRLFVGSIPKSKTKEQIVEEFAKVTEGLSDVILYHQPDDKKKNRGFCFLEYEDHKTAAQARRRLMSGKVKVWGNVVTVEWADPIEDPDPEVMAKVKVLFVRNLAGGVTEELLETSFSEFGKLERVKKLKDYAFIHFEERDGAVKALDEMNGKELDGEPIEIVFAKPPDQKRKERKAQRHAAKSHMYDDYYYYPPPSHMPPPVRGRGRGGNRGGYSYPPDYYGYEDYYDYYGYDYHNYRGGYDDPYYGYDDFQAPARGRGGNRGPRGGGSPARGRGGAGAPRGRANFSQRGGPGGPGRGGGGGRGVRGLVQPRGRGGEKGVEAGPDVSL; from the exons ATG ATGTCTGGAGAAAATGAAGCTGAGAATGAAATGGCCACAGATCACGTCAACGGGAACGGGACGGAGGAACCGATGGACACGACTGCAGCTGTGACCCGATCTGAACACTTCCCGGCTTTACTTGAAGCTGGATTAAATGAGAAAGTTGCTGAGAAACTAGATGAACTTTACTTAGCAG GCCTTGTAGCACACAGTGACCTCGACGAGAGAGCTATCGATGCTCTGAAAGAATTCAGCGAGGATGGAGCTCTGCAGGTGCTGCTCCAGTTCAAAGAGAGCGACCTGTCACACGTGCAA AACAAAAGTGCCTTTCTGTGCGGGGTGATGAAGACctacaggcagagagagaaacaggggaCTAAAGTTTCAGATCCCACTAAAGGACCAGACGAGGTGAAGATCAAAGAGCTCCTGGACAGAACAGATTACACACTCGATGTTACAACAGGACAGAGGAAGTACGGAGGACCTCCACCTGAGTCTGTGTACACAGGAGTCCAGCCCACTGTCGGAACTGAG ATATTTGTGGGGAAGATTCCCCGCGACCTGTTTGAAGACGAGCTGGTTCCTCTCTTTGAGAAGGCTGGACCTATCTGGGACCTCCGGTTGATGATGGACCCGCTGAGCGGCCTGAACCGGGGCTACGCCTTCGTCACGTTCTGCACTAAAGAAGCGGCTCAGGAGGCCGTGAAACTG tgtaatAATCATGAGATCCGCCCTGGAAAGCACATCGGCGTGTGTATATCCGTCGCCAACAACAGGCTATTCGTTGGCTCCATTCCCAAGAGTAAAACAAAGGAGCAGATCGTTGAAGAGTTTGCTAAAGTCACag AGGGCCTCAGTGACGTCATCCTGTACCATCAACCcgatgacaaaaagaaaaaccgaGGCTTCTGTTTCCTCGAGTACGAAGACCACAAAACGGCTGCTCAGGCTCGCCGCCGGCTCATGAGCGGTAAAGTGAAGGTTTGGGGCAATGTGGTGACCGTGGAGTGGGCGGATCCCATTGAAGACCCCGACCCCGAGGTCATGGCGAAG gTGAAAGTTTTATTTGTCAGGAACCTCGCCGGCGGCGTCACAGAGGAGCTCCTCGAGACGTCTTTCAGCGAGTTCGGGAAGCTGGAGCGAGTAAAGAAGCTCAAAGACTACGCCTTCATTCACTTCGAGGAGAGGGACGGCGCAGTGAAG GCGTTGGACGAAATGAACGGGAAGGAGCTGGATGGCGAGCCCATTGAGATTGTTTTTGCCAAGCCGCCGGATCAGAAGAGGAAGGAGCGCAAAGCACAACGCCACGCGGCCAAGTCACACAT GTATGATGATTATTACTACTACCCCCCTCCTTCCCACATGCCTCCTCCTGTCAGAGGGCGGGGCAGAGGCGGCAACAGGGGCGGCTACTCCTACCCCCCCGACTACTACGGTTACGAGGATTACTATGACTACTACGGCTATGACTATCACAACTACCGTGGCGGCTACGACGACCCCTACTACGGGTACGACGACTTCCAGGCCCCGGCGCGAGGGCGGGGCGGCAACAGGGGTCCAAGGGGCGGAGGCTCTCCGGCCAGGGGACGCGGCGGCGCGGGGGCACCCAGAGGCAGGGCCAACTTCTCCCAGCGAGGCGGGCCAGGAGGACCGGGCCGCGGCGGTGGCGGCGGGCGGGGCGTGAGAGGACTCGTGCAGCCGAGAGGGCGAGGAGGG GAAAAAGGGGTCGAGGCCGGTCCTGATGTGTCGCTATGA
- the LOC132985438 gene encoding heterogeneous nuclear ribonucleoprotein Q isoform X5, with protein sequence MMSGENEAENEMATDHVNGNGTEEPMDTTAAVTRSEHFPALLEAGLNEKVAEKLDELYLAGLVAHSDLDERAIDALKEFSEDGALQVLLQFKESDLSHVQNKSAFLCGVMKTYRQREKQGTKVSDPTKGPDEVKIKELLDRTDYTLDVTTGQRKYGGPPPESVYTGVQPTVGTEIFVGKIPRDLFEDELVPLFEKAGPIWDLRLMMDPLSGLNRGYAFVTFCTKEAAQEAVKLCNNHEIRPGKHIGVCISVANNRLFVGSIPKSKTKEQIVEEFAKVTEGLSDVILYHQPDDKKKNRGFCFLEYEDHKTAAQARRRLMSGKVKVWGNVVTVEWADPIEDPDPEVMAKVKVLFVRNLAGGVTEELLETSFSEFGKLERVKKLKDYAFIHFEERDGAVKALDEMNGKELDGEPIEIVFAKPPDQKRKERKAQRHAAKSHMYDDYYYYPPPSHMPPPVRGRGRGGNRGGYSYPPDYYGYEDYYDYYGYDYHNYRGGYDDPYYGYDDFQAPARGRGGNRGPRGGGSPARGRGGAGAPRGRANFSQRGGPGGPGRGGGGGRGVRGLVQPRGRGGQEKGVEAGPDVSL encoded by the exons ATG ATGTCTGGAGAAAATGAAGCTGAGAATGAAATGGCCACAGATCACGTCAACGGGAACGGGACGGAGGAACCGATGGACACGACTGCAGCTGTGACCCGATCTGAACACTTCCCGGCTTTACTTGAAGCTGGATTAAATGAGAAAGTTGCTGAGAAACTAGATGAACTTTACTTAGCAG GCCTTGTAGCACACAGTGACCTCGACGAGAGAGCTATCGATGCTCTGAAAGAATTCAGCGAGGATGGAGCTCTGCAGGTGCTGCTCCAGTTCAAAGAGAGCGACCTGTCACACGTGCAA AACAAAAGTGCCTTTCTGTGCGGGGTGATGAAGACctacaggcagagagagaaacaggggaCTAAAGTTTCAGATCCCACTAAAGGACCAGACGAGGTGAAGATCAAAGAGCTCCTGGACAGAACAGATTACACACTCGATGTTACAACAGGACAGAGGAAGTACGGAGGACCTCCACCTGAGTCTGTGTACACAGGAGTCCAGCCCACTGTCGGAACTGAG ATATTTGTGGGGAAGATTCCCCGCGACCTGTTTGAAGACGAGCTGGTTCCTCTCTTTGAGAAGGCTGGACCTATCTGGGACCTCCGGTTGATGATGGACCCGCTGAGCGGCCTGAACCGGGGCTACGCCTTCGTCACGTTCTGCACTAAAGAAGCGGCTCAGGAGGCCGTGAAACTG tgtaatAATCATGAGATCCGCCCTGGAAAGCACATCGGCGTGTGTATATCCGTCGCCAACAACAGGCTATTCGTTGGCTCCATTCCCAAGAGTAAAACAAAGGAGCAGATCGTTGAAGAGTTTGCTAAAGTCACag AGGGCCTCAGTGACGTCATCCTGTACCATCAACCcgatgacaaaaagaaaaaccgaGGCTTCTGTTTCCTCGAGTACGAAGACCACAAAACGGCTGCTCAGGCTCGCCGCCGGCTCATGAGCGGTAAAGTGAAGGTTTGGGGCAATGTGGTGACCGTGGAGTGGGCGGATCCCATTGAAGACCCCGACCCCGAGGTCATGGCGAAG gTGAAAGTTTTATTTGTCAGGAACCTCGCCGGCGGCGTCACAGAGGAGCTCCTCGAGACGTCTTTCAGCGAGTTCGGGAAGCTGGAGCGAGTAAAGAAGCTCAAAGACTACGCCTTCATTCACTTCGAGGAGAGGGACGGCGCAGTGAAG GCGTTGGACGAAATGAACGGGAAGGAGCTGGATGGCGAGCCCATTGAGATTGTTTTTGCCAAGCCGCCGGATCAGAAGAGGAAGGAGCGCAAAGCACAACGCCACGCGGCCAAGTCACACAT GTATGATGATTATTACTACTACCCCCCTCCTTCCCACATGCCTCCTCCTGTCAGAGGGCGGGGCAGAGGCGGCAACAGGGGCGGCTACTCCTACCCCCCCGACTACTACGGTTACGAGGATTACTATGACTACTACGGCTATGACTATCACAACTACCGTGGCGGCTACGACGACCCCTACTACGGGTACGACGACTTCCAGGCCCCGGCGCGAGGGCGGGGCGGCAACAGGGGTCCAAGGGGCGGAGGCTCTCCGGCCAGGGGACGCGGCGGCGCGGGGGCACCCAGAGGCAGGGCCAACTTCTCCCAGCGAGGCGGGCCAGGAGGACCGGGCCGCGGCGGTGGCGGCGGGCGGGGCGTGAGAGGACTCGTGCAGCCGAGAGGGCGAGGAGGG CAGGAAAAAGGGGTCGAGGCCGGTCCTGATGTGTCGCTATGA